The Bos javanicus breed banteng chromosome 21, ARS-OSU_banteng_1.0, whole genome shotgun sequence genome includes a region encoding these proteins:
- the BTBD6 gene encoding BTB/POZ domain-containing protein 6, producing MLLPLACLHGRVAQCLTALLVLAEPPPRPRRGARAHGAPLPRAEAALPAKMAAELYAPASAAAAATATDIANSNAAAAAAAAGRKGRPSAPLPAPPPPAPAPPPPDNNNPESPNWQSFHPTLRERNALMFNNELMADVHFVVGPPGAARRVPAHKYVLAVGSSVFYAMFYGDLAEVKSEIHIPDVEPAAFLILLKYMYSDEIDLEADTVLATLYAAKKYIVPALAKACVNFLETSLEAKNACVLLSQSRLFEEPELTQRCWEVIDAQAEMALRSEGFCEIDWQTLEIIVTREALNTKEAVVFEAVLSWAEAECKRQGLPATPRNKRHVLGPALYLVRIPTMTLEEFANGAAQSDILTLEETHNIFLWYTAANKPLLEFPLTKRKGLAPQRCHRFQSSAYRSNQWRYRGRCDSIQFAVDRRVFVAGLGLYGSSSGKAEYSVKIELKRLGVVLAQNLTKFVSDGSSNTFSVWFEHPVQVEQDTFYTASAVLDGSELSYFGQEGMTEVQCGKVTFQFQCSSDSTNGTGVQGGQIPELIFYA from the exons atgctgctgcccctggcctgcCTGCACGGCCGAGTGGCGCAGTGCCTCACCGCGCTCCTGGTGCTCGCAGAGCCGCCCCCGAGGCCCCGGCGCGGCGCGAGGGCTCACGGCGCGCCGCTCCCGCGTGCGGAGGCCGCCCTGCCCGCGAAGATGGCCGCGGAGCTCTACGCGCCCGCcagcgccgcggccgccgccacCGCCACAGACATCGCCAACAGCaatgccgccgccgccgccgccgccgcgggcaGGAAGGGCCGGCCCAGCGCCCCGctgcccgcgccgccgccgcccgcgcccgcgccgccgccgcccgacAACAACAACCCGGAGAGCCCCAACTGGCAGTCCTTCCACCCGACCTTGCGCGAGAG GAACGCGCTGATGTTCAACAACGAGCTCATGGCCGACGTGCACTTCGTCGTGGGGCCCCCGGGCGCGGCCCGGAGGGTGCCTGCCCACAAG TATGTCTTGGCCGTGGGTAGCTCTGTCTTCTATGCCATGTTTTACGGCGACCTGGCAGAAGTCAAGTCAGAAATCCACATCCCTGACGTGGAACCTGCAGCTTTTCTCATCTTGTTGAA GTACATGTACAGTGACGAGATTGACCTGGAAGCTGACACGGTGCTGGCTACCCTCTACGCTGCCAAGAAGTACATTGTCCCCGCCTTAGCAAAAGCCTGTGTCAACTTTCTGGAGACGAGTCTGGAAGCCAAAAATGCCTGTGTCCTGCTATCGCAGAGCCGACTGTTTGAGGAGCCCGAGCTGACCCAGCGCTGCTGGGAGGTCATCGACGCGCAGGCTGAGATGGCCCTGAGGTCCGAAGGCTTCTGTGAGATTGACTGGCAGACGCTGGAGATCATCGTCACACGGGAGGCCCTCAACACCAAGGAGGCCGTGGTTTTCGAAGCGGTCCTGAGCTGGGCGGAGGCCGAGTGCAAGAGGCAGGGCCTGCCCGCCACCCCTCGCAACAAGAGGCATGTGCTGGGGCCCGCCCTCTACCTGGTCCGGATTCCGACCATGACCCTGGAGGAGTTTGCTAATGGCGCCGCCCAGTCAGACATCCTGACACTGGAAGAGACCCACAACATCTTCCTGTGGTACACAGCAGCCAACAAGCCCCTCCTCGAGTTCCCCCTGACCAAGAGGAAGGGCCTCGCGCCCCAGAGGTGCCACCGCTTCCAGTCCTCTGCCTACCGCAGCAACCAGTGGCGCTACCGCGGGCGCTGCGACAGCATCCAGTTTGCCGTGGACAGGAGAGTCTTTGTCGCTGGGCTGGGCTTATACGGCTCTAGCTCTGGGAAAGCCGAGTACAGCGTGAAGATCGAACTCAAGCGGCTGGGGGTGGTCCTAGCGCAGAACCTGACCAAGTTTGTCTCTGACGGCTCCAGCAACACCTTCTCAGTCTGGTTTGAACACCCCGTGCAGGTGGAGCAGGACACGTTCTACACGGCCAGCGCTGTCCTGGATGGCAGCGAGCTCAGCTACTTTGGGCAGGAGGGCATGACGGAGGTACAGTGCGGCAAGGTGACCTTCCAGTTCCAGTGCTCCTCCGACAGCACCAATGGGACTGGGGTCCAGGGCGGGCAGATCCCCGAGCTCATCTTCTATGCCTGA